From a single bacterium genomic region:
- a CDS encoding methyltransferase domain-containing protein, translated as MLNRKQFKRVEKTWDEFWAEFWRIRLVGNDDAADFKSQQVVEFCWKVLGIRKGHRVLDLACGAGYQARYFAEKGAIVHGIDITPVLVRHAEKSFEARGLQGTFEVADMRTFKVNQLFDHVVVLGMSFGFGSDSENIQTLKHIFSALKPGGKVLLTGQHPYGLSNHLGPEWLECDEGILVHRAEFDEETCRLGGSWELACPDGTIITEGDNPEQNGVRCYTVPEIRRILQESGFTNVETYGAWYLPPQPIQWFSMELIASAIKPKAN; from the coding sequence TTGTTGAATAGAAAGCAATTCAAAAGAGTAGAGAAGACGTGGGACGAATTCTGGGCGGAGTTTTGGAGAATTCGACTTGTAGGAAATGACGACGCTGCCGATTTCAAGAGCCAACAGGTCGTCGAATTCTGCTGGAAAGTCCTCGGAATTCGAAAAGGGCATCGCGTGCTTGATCTTGCCTGCGGAGCGGGCTATCAAGCCAGGTACTTTGCTGAAAAAGGGGCGATAGTACACGGGATTGATATCACGCCTGTGCTCGTGCGACATGCTGAAAAGAGTTTTGAAGCACGGGGTCTTCAGGGCACCTTTGAAGTTGCTGACATGCGGACCTTCAAAGTCAATCAGCTCTTTGATCATGTTGTCGTTCTTGGCATGAGCTTCGGCTTCGGCTCTGACTCCGAAAATATCCAGACGCTTAAGCATATTTTCAGCGCGTTGAAACCGGGGGGAAAGGTGCTGTTGACGGGACAGCATCCGTATGGTCTCTCCAATCACCTTGGCCCGGAATGGCTGGAATGCGATGAAGGCATTCTCGTGCATCGAGCGGAGTTTGACGAAGAGACTTGCCGGCTTGGTGGATCATGGGAGCTTGCGTGCCCTGACGGGACCATCATTACCGAAGGAGACAATCCGGAGCAGAACGGCGTTCGATGCTACACCGTACCGGAAATCCGCCGTATACTTCAGGAATCGGGTTTTACGAATGTTGAAACGTATGGTGCCTGGTACCTGCCGCCACAGCCGATACAATGGTTCTCAATGGAACTGATTGCGAGTGCGATCAAACCAAAAGCCAATTAG
- a CDS encoding response regulator produces the protein MIQGLLRRFNSSVTLKIGTPLFVVGVIVATSMTLGIQKLFEKQLISQLHSRADLVYTAVRATSQTASEEHLARAVKSLGVERDIVDILVFKDKSFTVLASTKNSDIGKNVTSLKRLQNCGFSASNGLEGEVSKLEYLGGRYFGFVKSIEQVDSVESSSSKILVILDSNSIRRTVFEDSARMLLFMAGAMAILLIVAYTMISHHILKPISSVQYAMNQRAAGNQKAISLVESSDEIGELSGSLNYMLRALEESEGRNRTIIEAAPIAICVVDEWTGELLYTSRNFQEYFETDTDDPNCAAVWELLSDPGDRFLLEKKIRTGGSTENWEIPVRRRGKVNQWCSLTTKEILWQAHPAVLCGFVDITERRDQQEQITRTNHELEVMNKQLESAIVRANTLAKEAEAANVAKSSFLANMSHEIRTPMNGIVGFTRLLMDRPLSVEQQEYAKAVQDCADSLLHLINDILDLSKIEAKQMTLESVEFDIRDLVESVVMLFSLQSSAKQIDIGCDVTASVPDIVKGDPTRLRQILSNLIGNALKFTSRGHVFVRVVGSARDEVMHNLTFEVIDTGIGISHDRLEVIFENFTQADSSTSRRFGGTGLGLSISKSLAELMGGSIRVTSVPNEGSIFALDIPIEGRHSDENREGGLNPTDWVIVEPRSLFADSLISLVGSGCTLIGDWRSAFEHVVTCNGQRSVLIGDGLPLSDVIAFSDSLQRHPDTRKSRIVVLANRSKRQMLQNDNSPLFALTLEVPNRTSVLQSALRTTPGNTELAGEASPLQSEDLGLRLLVAEDNPFNQKLAVKVLERMGCEVTVADNGKQAVDLQVLHGFDAILMDIQMPVQDGLSAAREIRNLPENSDVPIIALTANALASDREECLQAGMDAFVTKPFAPDQIRQVLNSLCDPRSRSRVKSISNPVRTA, from the coding sequence ATGATCCAAGGGCTCTTGAGACGATTCAATTCGTCGGTAACGCTAAAGATCGGTACGCCTCTCTTTGTTGTGGGGGTGATTGTAGCGACGTCAATGACGCTCGGTATTCAGAAGCTCTTCGAAAAACAGCTAATCAGTCAGCTGCATTCACGTGCGGACCTGGTATACACGGCAGTTCGAGCGACTTCACAAACAGCGAGCGAAGAACACTTGGCACGGGCTGTCAAGTCGCTTGGTGTGGAGAGGGACATTGTCGATATTCTTGTATTCAAGGACAAGTCGTTCACCGTACTCGCTTCAACAAAGAACTCAGACATTGGAAAGAATGTCACTTCGCTGAAGCGGCTACAGAATTGCGGTTTCTCTGCTTCAAACGGTTTGGAAGGCGAAGTGTCCAAATTGGAGTATTTAGGCGGCAGGTACTTTGGATTTGTGAAGTCGATTGAACAAGTCGATTCCGTAGAATCAAGTTCAAGCAAGATACTTGTCATTCTTGACTCGAACAGTATTCGCCGTACCGTATTTGAAGATTCGGCACGAATGCTACTCTTCATGGCTGGCGCAATGGCAATTTTGCTTATTGTTGCCTACACGATGATTAGCCACCACATTTTGAAGCCGATTTCAAGCGTCCAGTATGCCATGAACCAGAGGGCCGCTGGCAATCAAAAGGCGATTTCATTAGTTGAGTCAAGTGATGAGATTGGAGAACTCTCGGGATCGCTAAACTATATGCTCCGCGCACTTGAGGAAAGCGAAGGCCGAAATCGCACGATTATTGAAGCAGCTCCGATTGCAATTTGTGTTGTTGACGAATGGACAGGTGAACTTCTCTACACGAGTAGAAACTTTCAAGAGTACTTCGAAACGGATACAGATGATCCGAACTGCGCTGCTGTCTGGGAACTCCTGTCGGATCCTGGTGACAGATTTCTCCTTGAGAAAAAGATTCGAACAGGAGGATCGACTGAGAATTGGGAAATTCCTGTTCGAAGGCGCGGAAAAGTAAATCAATGGTGCAGTCTCACAACCAAGGAAATCCTCTGGCAGGCCCATCCTGCGGTGTTATGTGGATTTGTGGATATTACCGAGCGTCGTGACCAGCAAGAGCAGATTACTCGCACCAATCACGAGCTTGAGGTAATGAACAAGCAACTCGAGAGCGCAATCGTCCGTGCGAACACACTTGCAAAAGAGGCGGAAGCTGCCAACGTCGCCAAGAGCAGTTTTCTCGCCAACATGTCACATGAAATCCGTACTCCGATGAACGGCATTGTTGGATTCACCAGGCTCCTGATGGATCGTCCGCTTTCCGTTGAGCAGCAAGAATATGCAAAGGCGGTTCAGGACTGTGCGGACTCGCTTCTGCACCTGATAAATGACATACTTGACTTGTCTAAAATCGAAGCCAAGCAAATGACTCTCGAGAGTGTCGAGTTCGATATTCGTGACTTGGTCGAAAGTGTCGTGATGTTGTTCTCACTTCAATCCTCCGCAAAACAGATAGACATTGGCTGTGACGTAACAGCAAGCGTCCCTGATATTGTGAAAGGTGACCCGACCCGACTAAGACAAATACTCTCAAACCTCATAGGCAATGCGCTTAAATTCACGAGTCGCGGACACGTGTTTGTTAGAGTCGTTGGCTCTGCCCGGGATGAAGTAATGCACAACCTTACCTTCGAGGTCATTGATACTGGCATTGGCATTTCACATGACCGTCTCGAGGTAATTTTCGAAAACTTCACGCAGGCCGATTCCTCGACATCAAGAAGATTTGGTGGAACAGGATTGGGACTGTCGATTTCGAAGAGTCTTGCGGAGCTTATGGGCGGCAGCATTCGAGTCACAAGTGTGCCGAATGAAGGAAGCATTTTCGCCTTGGACATTCCCATAGAGGGCCGCCACAGTGACGAGAACAGAGAAGGTGGCCTAAATCCGACGGACTGGGTAATTGTTGAGCCACGTTCACTCTTTGCAGATTCACTAATTTCACTTGTTGGTAGTGGCTGTACTTTGATTGGCGACTGGCGATCCGCCTTTGAGCACGTCGTTACATGCAATGGACAACGATCTGTTCTTATCGGCGATGGGTTGCCTTTATCTGACGTTATTGCTTTCTCTGATTCATTGCAAAGGCATCCTGATACTCGAAAATCACGGATCGTCGTGCTTGCTAACAGATCAAAACGGCAAATGTTGCAGAATGACAACAGTCCTCTATTTGCACTTACGTTGGAGGTGCCGAACAGGACGTCGGTCCTGCAATCTGCGCTTCGGACAACACCCGGAAACACCGAATTGGCAGGCGAAGCTTCGCCTCTCCAGTCTGAGGACCTTGGTCTCCGACTTCTAGTTGCTGAAGACAATCCGTTTAATCAGAAACTCGCCGTTAAAGTGCTCGAGAGAATGGGGTGCGAGGTTACTGTTGCAGATAATGGGAAACAAGCCGTAGACTTGCAGGTATTGCACGGATTTGACGCCATCCTGATGGATATCCAGATGCCAGTCCAGGACGGACTAAGCGCTGCACGTGAGATCAGGAATTTACCGGAGAACTCGGATGTACCCATTATTGCATTGACGGCAAATGCCTTGGCCAGCGACCGCGAGGAATGCCTTCAAGCCGGTATGGATGCGTTTGTAACGAAACCTTTTGCACCCGATCAGATTCGGCAAGTGCTTAACTCGCTTTGCGATCCGCGGTCACGAAGCAGAGTAAAGAGTATCTCAAATCCGGTTCGCACCGCTTGA
- a CDS encoding methylmalonyl-CoA mutase: MTPLEKLLAARRRWETEFGNKSSSAQTFKTTSSVEVPPLVWTEDPSNAEYYMEKLGFPGQFPYTRGVHASMYRGKWWTMRQFSGFATPEETNKRYRYILEQGGDGLSVAFDLPTLMGRDPDSEWSLGEVGKCGVSVASLEDAEILFKDIPLGKITTSMTINSPAAIIWAFYIAAAENQGWNRSDLGGTLQNDILKEYIAQKEFIYPPKPSLKLVVDTIEFATREMPKFNPVSISGYHIREAGSTAVQELAFTLADGFAYVEAAVERGLDVDEFAPRLSHFFNSHLDFFEEIGKFRAARRIWATRMKEKYGAKSERSLLCRFHTQTAGCSLQAQQPEVNLIRTATEALAAVLGGTQSLHTNSMDETLALPSEKAVTLAMRTQQVLKHEVLASAPIDPLGGSYFVEWMTDKMEEGANHYFDRIEAMGGVVSAIESGFFQRELARAAQVYQSEFDKGERVIVGVNKYVHADEQIDIPILDISEDDCRRHQIEKLNRLRRRRDGKAVQECLDNIKLAAEKGENLMPHLISGAHAYCTLGEMVDTLKEVYTEYEEPVTF; encoded by the coding sequence ATGACACCACTTGAAAAACTTCTCGCAGCTCGCCGCCGATGGGAAACCGAGTTCGGAAACAAGTCCTCTTCTGCCCAGACGTTCAAGACCACGTCGAGCGTCGAAGTCCCCCCATTAGTCTGGACAGAAGATCCGTCAAACGCTGAGTACTATATGGAAAAACTCGGTTTTCCGGGACAATTTCCATACACTCGGGGTGTGCACGCCTCGATGTACAGAGGAAAATGGTGGACGATGAGGCAATTTAGTGGGTTTGCGACTCCAGAAGAGACTAACAAGAGGTATCGTTATATACTCGAACAAGGCGGTGACGGTCTGTCTGTTGCCTTTGATCTGCCTACACTGATGGGTCGTGACCCAGACTCCGAGTGGTCCTTAGGGGAAGTCGGAAAGTGTGGGGTGTCGGTTGCCTCTCTGGAAGATGCTGAGATTCTGTTCAAAGATATTCCGTTGGGAAAGATCACGACCTCCATGACCATCAACTCTCCGGCAGCTATCATCTGGGCATTCTATATAGCAGCAGCTGAGAATCAAGGGTGGAATCGATCTGATCTTGGTGGGACTCTTCAGAATGACATTCTGAAAGAGTACATTGCACAAAAAGAGTTTATCTATCCGCCAAAGCCGTCACTGAAATTGGTAGTTGATACGATTGAATTCGCAACGAGGGAAATGCCCAAATTCAATCCAGTTTCAATTTCTGGCTACCATATTCGTGAGGCAGGATCAACCGCTGTTCAAGAGCTAGCATTCACGTTGGCTGACGGGTTTGCATATGTGGAAGCAGCAGTTGAACGCGGACTTGATGTTGACGAGTTTGCTCCCCGCTTATCACATTTCTTCAATTCTCATCTTGATTTCTTTGAGGAGATCGGAAAGTTCCGCGCTGCGCGTCGCATTTGGGCAACGAGAATGAAAGAGAAATATGGTGCCAAAAGTGAGCGATCTCTTTTGTGCCGATTCCATACGCAAACTGCCGGCTGTAGTCTTCAGGCCCAGCAACCCGAAGTGAATTTGATTAGAACCGCGACAGAGGCGCTTGCTGCCGTTCTTGGCGGGACGCAGAGTCTGCACACGAACTCAATGGATGAGACGTTGGCACTTCCCAGTGAAAAAGCGGTTACTCTTGCGATGAGAACTCAACAAGTACTGAAGCACGAAGTTTTGGCAAGTGCTCCGATCGATCCACTGGGCGGAAGCTATTTCGTAGAATGGATGACGGATAAGATGGAAGAAGGGGCAAATCACTACTTTGATCGCATCGAAGCAATGGGTGGCGTCGTTTCCGCCATCGAGAGTGGTTTCTTTCAGCGGGAACTTGCACGAGCTGCGCAGGTCTATCAGTCTGAGTTTGACAAAGGCGAGAGAGTGATTGTTGGGGTGAATAAGTACGTGCATGCGGACGAGCAAATCGACATTCCTATTCTTGACATTTCGGAAGATGATTGTAGACGTCATCAAATCGAGAAGTTGAACCGGTTGCGGCGGAGAAGGGACGGGAAGGCCGTCCAGGAATGCCTTGACAATATCAAACTGGCAGCTGAGAAGGGTGAGAATTTGATGCCGCATTTGATTAGTGGTGCACACGCTTATTGCACATTGGGTGAAATGGTTGATACTTTGAAGGAAGTTTATACTGAATACGAAGAACCAGTTACTTTCTAA
- a CDS encoding class I fructose-bisphosphate aldolase, whose protein sequence is MATKIEELLGQDAQALLSYQVEGIPKESLHLPGPDFLDRVWTQTDRPMAVINNLQRMFNTGRLAGTGYLSLFPVDQGIEHSGAASFAPNPLFFDPEYIVKLAIDGGCNGVASTLGVLGSMSRKYAHRIPFIVKLNHNEFLSYPNKYDQIEFGTVQQAYDMGAAGVGATIYFGSEESGRQIQEVRMMFEEAHQLGMFTVLWCYLRNPSFKMDVDYHLAADLSGQANHLGVTLQADIIKQKMAENNGGYNALNFGKTHKKVYGTLVKDHPIDWTRWQVVNCYMGRCGLINSGGAAGNNDLADAVRTAIINKRAGGMGLISGRKAFQKPYKDGVELLNAIQDVYLDKNITVA, encoded by the coding sequence ATGGCAACGAAGATTGAAGAGCTGTTGGGACAAGATGCCCAGGCATTGCTCTCATACCAAGTAGAAGGAATCCCAAAGGAGTCGCTCCATCTTCCAGGTCCTGACTTCCTCGATCGAGTCTGGACACAAACGGATAGACCGATGGCGGTTATTAACAATCTGCAAAGGATGTTCAATACCGGTCGTCTTGCCGGAACAGGGTACCTGTCGTTGTTTCCTGTGGATCAGGGAATCGAACACAGTGGCGCAGCCTCTTTCGCACCAAATCCGCTGTTCTTTGATCCCGAGTATATTGTGAAGCTAGCCATTGACGGTGGGTGCAACGGAGTAGCGTCTACATTGGGTGTTCTTGGATCGATGAGCCGAAAGTACGCGCACAGGATTCCTTTCATTGTCAAGTTGAATCACAATGAGTTTCTGTCATATCCAAATAAATACGACCAGATCGAGTTCGGCACCGTGCAACAGGCCTACGACATGGGTGCCGCGGGTGTAGGTGCCACTATTTACTTTGGATCCGAAGAGAGCGGTCGGCAGATTCAGGAAGTTAGAATGATGTTCGAAGAGGCGCACCAATTAGGCATGTTCACAGTCTTATGGTGCTACTTGCGAAACCCTTCTTTCAAAATGGATGTTGATTATCATCTTGCCGCCGACCTGAGTGGCCAAGCGAATCATCTTGGTGTGACTCTCCAAGCAGATATCATTAAGCAAAAAATGGCCGAGAACAATGGTGGTTACAATGCCCTGAATTTCGGCAAAACACACAAGAAGGTATATGGAACACTTGTGAAGGATCATCCAATTGATTGGACAAGATGGCAAGTTGTCAATTGTTATATGGGCAGGTGCGGCTTGATTAATTCAGGCGGCGCCGCAGGAAATAACGACCTTGCCGATGCTGTCAGAACTGCGATAATCAACAAGAGGGCAGGCGGAATGGGATTGATCAGTGGTCGCAAGGCTTTTCAAAAGCCGTACAAGGATGGAGTTGAGCTTTTGAATGCCATTCAGGATGTCTACCTCGACAAGAACATTACGGTAGCCTAA